The following are encoded together in the Pseudoalteromonas ruthenica genome:
- the ileS gene encoding isoleucine--tRNA ligase, which yields MSDYKHTLNLPETEFPMRGNLAKREPTMLKQWYEQDLYGKIRAAKKGKPSFILHDGPPYANGNIHLGHSVNKILKDIIIKSKTLSDYDAPYIPGWDCHGLPIELMVEKKVGKPGKKVSVAEFRQKCREYAAKQVDGQKTDFKRLGVLGDWDKPYLTMNYDFEANAIRTLGRIIDKGHLHKGAKPVHWCTDCGSALAEAEVEYQDKQSPAIDVKFTFVDQQAIVSAFDLAQGHQGNGPVATAIWTTTPWTLPANRAVAVHENLEYALVQVEDEGQQQRFVLGSELVKDCMDRFGFKHYHTLGYVKGEVLDKLSVAHPFLDINVPVILADHVTTDSGTGIVHTAPGHGQEDYVAGQAYGLEVANPVGANGVYLPDTPIFAGQHVFKANPNVIELLQEKGALLHHHALEHSYPHCWRHKTPIIFRATPQWFISMDKAGLRKDSIAEIKKTQWLPGWGESRIENMVEGRPDWCISRQRTWGVPIALFVDKDTGDLHPNSAELIEQAAQLVEKDGIQAWYDLEPQTLLGDDAEQYVKVQDTLDVWFDSGVTHACVIDARDELTRPADLYLEGSDQHRGWFMSSLMTSVAIHGHAPYRQVMTHGFTVDEKGRKMSKSLGNVISPQDVMNKMGADILRLWVASSDFTAEMTVSDEIFKRSADRYRRIRNTSRYLLANLNGFNPETDLVEVAEMVELDRWIVSRAASLQEELIKAYDEYQLLLVTQKLMNFCTGELGSFYLDVIKDRQYTAKADSHARRSCQSALYHIAEAMTRWMAPILSFTAQEIWQALPGEREEFVFTGQWYNGLQAVSGKFTDEQWQHVLEVRDAVNRVLENARKEDIIGATLQAEVTLYADDTLKATLDALGEELRFVLLTSKVTVQALSTKPAEIADSELSGLGVQVVATSASKCERCWHYCDDVGTHDKYDDLCGRCVTNVEGDGETRQFA from the coding sequence ATGAGCGACTATAAACATACCTTAAATTTACCGGAAACTGAGTTTCCCATGCGCGGCAACCTGGCCAAACGCGAACCAACCATGCTTAAGCAATGGTATGAGCAAGACTTGTACGGCAAAATTCGTGCAGCAAAAAAAGGTAAGCCGTCTTTCATTTTGCATGATGGCCCTCCTTATGCGAACGGTAACATTCACTTAGGCCACTCTGTTAATAAAATCCTTAAAGACATTATTATCAAGTCTAAGACGCTTTCAGATTATGATGCGCCTTATATTCCCGGCTGGGATTGTCACGGGCTACCGATCGAGCTGATGGTAGAAAAGAAAGTCGGTAAGCCAGGCAAAAAAGTGTCGGTGGCGGAATTTCGCCAAAAATGTCGTGAGTATGCGGCGAAACAGGTAGACGGCCAAAAAACTGACTTCAAACGCTTAGGTGTGTTAGGGGATTGGGATAAGCCTTACCTAACAATGAACTATGATTTCGAAGCCAATGCTATTCGCACCCTAGGTCGCATTATCGATAAAGGTCACCTGCATAAAGGGGCTAAACCGGTGCACTGGTGTACCGACTGTGGTTCAGCGTTGGCGGAAGCCGAAGTGGAGTACCAAGATAAACAGTCACCGGCTATCGATGTGAAATTCACCTTCGTCGATCAACAGGCCATTGTTAGCGCCTTTGATTTGGCACAGGGCCATCAAGGAAATGGTCCAGTAGCCACGGCGATTTGGACGACAACGCCATGGACTCTGCCGGCAAACCGCGCCGTTGCCGTACATGAGAATTTGGAATATGCCTTAGTGCAGGTCGAAGATGAAGGTCAGCAGCAGCGTTTTGTGCTGGGTTCAGAGTTGGTCAAAGACTGCATGGACCGTTTCGGCTTTAAGCACTATCACACTTTGGGTTATGTTAAAGGTGAAGTGCTTGATAAACTGAGCGTTGCGCATCCGTTCCTTGATATCAATGTACCTGTTATTTTGGCTGATCACGTAACCACCGACTCAGGTACGGGCATTGTTCATACCGCACCAGGCCATGGTCAAGAAGACTATGTTGCAGGCCAAGCGTACGGCTTAGAAGTAGCCAACCCAGTGGGTGCAAACGGCGTTTATTTGCCAGACACCCCTATTTTTGCCGGTCAGCACGTATTTAAAGCCAACCCTAATGTGATTGAGCTGTTGCAAGAGAAAGGCGCGTTGTTGCATCACCATGCGCTTGAGCATAGCTACCCGCATTGCTGGCGTCACAAAACCCCCATTATTTTCCGCGCCACACCGCAGTGGTTTATTTCAATGGACAAAGCCGGCCTGCGTAAAGACTCTATTGCCGAAATTAAAAAGACTCAATGGTTACCAGGATGGGGTGAAAGCCGCATTGAAAATATGGTTGAGGGGCGCCCGGATTGGTGTATTTCACGTCAGCGTACTTGGGGTGTACCTATTGCCTTGTTCGTAGATAAAGACACCGGTGATTTGCACCCTAACAGCGCAGAATTGATTGAACAAGCTGCGCAGCTAGTAGAAAAAGACGGTATCCAGGCGTGGTACGACTTAGAGCCACAGACCTTATTAGGTGATGATGCTGAGCAGTACGTGAAGGTACAAGATACTTTAGATGTGTGGTTTGATTCTGGCGTAACCCATGCCTGCGTGATTGATGCACGTGACGAATTGACGCGTCCTGCCGATCTTTACCTTGAGGGTTCAGATCAACACCGTGGTTGGTTTATGTCATCACTGATGACCAGTGTGGCAATTCATGGTCACGCGCCATATCGCCAAGTAATGACCCACGGCTTCACGGTGGATGAAAAAGGCCGCAAGATGTCAAAGTCTTTGGGCAATGTTATCTCACCGCAAGACGTGATGAATAAAATGGGCGCGGATATTTTGCGTCTATGGGTGGCTTCGAGTGACTTCACCGCAGAGATGACCGTGTCTGATGAGATCTTTAAGCGCTCGGCGGACCGTTATCGTCGTATCCGAAATACCAGCCGCTACTTGTTAGCCAACCTCAATGGTTTTAATCCTGAGACTGACCTTGTTGAGGTGGCAGAGATGGTTGAGCTAGACCGCTGGATTGTCTCTCGCGCTGCCAGTCTACAAGAAGAGCTCATTAAGGCTTATGACGAGTATCAGTTGCTATTGGTAACGCAAAAACTGATGAACTTCTGCACCGGAGAGCTCGGCTCATTCTACCTGGATGTGATTAAAGACCGTCAGTACACGGCAAAGGCTGATTCTCATGCGCGTCGTTCGTGTCAGAGTGCGCTGTACCATATTGCCGAGGCTATGACCCGCTGGATGGCGCCAATTCTGAGCTTTACTGCGCAGGAAATTTGGCAGGCACTGCCCGGTGAGCGCGAAGAGTTTGTCTTTACCGGACAATGGTATAACGGCCTTCAGGCAGTATCAGGTAAGTTCACTGATGAGCAGTGGCAACACGTATTAGAAGTGCGTGATGCCGTGAACCGAGTACTGGAAAATGCTCGTAAAGAAGACATTATCGGTGCCACCTTGCAAGCCGAGGTAACGCTTTATGCCGACGATACGTTAAAAGCAACACTGGATGCCCTGGGTGAAGAGCTGCGCTTTGTGTTGTTAACATCAAAAGTAACGGTGCAAGCGCTCAGTACTAAACCGGCAGAGATTGCGGATTCAGAGCTGTCAGGGCTTGGCGTACAAGTGGTGGCGACCTCGGCGAGCAAATGTGAGCGCTGTTGGCATTACTGCGATGATGTAGGCACCCACGATAAGTATGACGATCTGTGTGGGCGTTGCGTAACTAACGTTGAGGGCGATGGCGAAACACGCCAGTTTGCCTAA
- the ribF gene encoding bifunctional riboflavin kinase/FAD synthetase has translation MELIRGIHNIRSQHHGCVLTIGNFDGVHLGHREVIKGLLRDASALNLPSTVMLFEPQPQEFFLKERAPARLTRLRDKLALLAKLGVERVVCVSFNGRFASQSAAEFVSEVLLKKLGVKALTVGDDFRFGKGRSGDFSLLKAMGETAGMAVKSTESFKKANARVSSTAIREALRAGDLELAKAMLGHDYAISGRVIHGWKKGRELGFPTANVALKRQVCPLSGVFAVQAKVGTHTYNGVANVGNKPTFNGTRALLEVHLFDFQQSIYGQFIEVQLKAKLRDEHKFNGLDALVAQINQDIIEAKQFFTLSTTADVSGGL, from the coding sequence ATGGAGCTGATACGCGGGATCCACAATATTCGAAGCCAACATCATGGCTGTGTACTCACCATAGGCAATTTTGATGGTGTGCACCTGGGTCATCGAGAGGTGATAAAAGGTTTATTGCGTGATGCTAGCGCGCTGAACTTACCCAGCACCGTGATGTTATTTGAGCCGCAGCCGCAAGAGTTCTTTTTAAAAGAACGGGCTCCGGCACGCTTGACTCGACTACGTGATAAGCTTGCTTTACTCGCTAAACTGGGCGTGGAGCGGGTGGTCTGCGTGAGTTTTAATGGCCGCTTTGCCAGCCAAAGTGCAGCTGAATTTGTTAGTGAAGTATTGCTTAAAAAGCTTGGCGTCAAAGCACTCACTGTGGGCGACGACTTCCGCTTTGGCAAAGGCCGCAGTGGAGACTTCTCGTTGCTCAAAGCCATGGGTGAAACAGCCGGTATGGCGGTGAAAAGCACCGAGAGCTTCAAAAAGGCCAATGCGCGAGTCAGCAGTACGGCTATTCGTGAAGCGCTCAGAGCCGGTGACTTAGAGCTGGCTAAAGCGATGCTGGGTCACGATTACGCCATTAGCGGACGCGTGATTCACGGTTGGAAAAAAGGCCGAGAGCTTGGCTTTCCAACGGCCAATGTGGCCCTGAAGCGGCAAGTTTGTCCGCTCAGCGGTGTCTTTGCGGTGCAAGCAAAAGTGGGTACGCACACTTATAACGGCGTCGCGAATGTGGGCAATAAGCCCACCTTTAACGGTACCCGAGCCTTGTTGGAAGTACACTTGTTTGACTTCCAGCAAAGCATCTATGGGCAATTTATCGAAGTGCAGCTTAAAGCGAAGCTGCGCGATGAACACAAATTCAATGGTCTTGATGCCTTGGTGGCGCAAATTAATCAAGATATTATCGAGGCCAAACAGTTTTTTACTTTATCGACTACCGCAGATGTCAGCGGCGGTCTGTAG
- the murJ gene encoding murein biosynthesis integral membrane protein MurJ translates to MANSLFRSGMIVSAMTMISRVLGLVRDAVVANLLGANAAADVFLFANRIPNFLRRLFAEGAFAQAFVPVLSEIKEQRGDDAVRLFVARAAGTLGTILLVVTIVGVIGSPIIAALFGAGWFVDWYQGTGEGDKFILASALLKWTFPYLFFVSLVALSGAILNVYNRFAVAAFTPVLLNVAIISSAIYLHQYVSIGAYALAIGVFIGGAVQLAFQLPFLYRAKMLVKPRWGWQDSGVVKVRKLMIPALFGVSVSQINLFLDTVIASFLVTGSIAWLYYADRLIEFPLGLFGIGIATVILPTLSKLHAGDKGSDFQHTLDWGVRFVIFLGLPAMLGLMVISPLIITVLFDHGAFASAEVDHVRAVSLGVAAYAVGLVSFMLIKVLAPGFYARQDTRTPVRIGIIAMVLNMVFNLLLAPFIGYLGLALATALSATCNALLLYRQLAKEQVYHFSKNSVIFTGKCLFATACMGAAVYALQSQFMWQQWPFYEQIALLAGLIFVAMSCYFGVLFIMGVRPSMIKNVATTESH, encoded by the coding sequence GTGGCTAACAGTTTATTTCGTTCTGGCATGATAGTCAGCGCCATGACCATGATATCGCGCGTACTGGGCTTAGTGCGTGACGCCGTTGTGGCAAACCTTTTAGGAGCTAATGCGGCTGCCGACGTATTCTTATTTGCTAATCGCATTCCCAATTTTTTACGCCGTTTATTTGCAGAAGGGGCCTTTGCCCAAGCTTTTGTGCCAGTGCTCAGTGAAATCAAGGAGCAGCGAGGTGATGATGCCGTGCGCTTATTTGTGGCGCGGGCGGCAGGCACCTTAGGCACTATCTTGTTGGTGGTGACCATTGTTGGCGTGATAGGTTCGCCCATAATCGCCGCACTGTTTGGTGCTGGGTGGTTTGTTGATTGGTACCAAGGCACAGGTGAGGGCGATAAATTTATTTTAGCTTCGGCGCTGTTGAAGTGGACCTTCCCGTATTTATTTTTTGTTTCGCTGGTCGCGCTCAGTGGCGCCATATTGAATGTGTATAACCGCTTCGCGGTGGCGGCCTTCACCCCGGTGCTGTTGAACGTTGCCATTATCAGCAGCGCTATATACTTGCATCAGTATGTCAGCATTGGAGCTTACGCTTTAGCTATCGGTGTGTTCATTGGTGGGGCGGTGCAATTAGCCTTTCAGCTACCGTTTTTATACCGCGCCAAAATGCTAGTGAAACCGCGATGGGGGTGGCAAGACTCTGGCGTGGTCAAAGTGCGAAAACTGATGATCCCAGCGTTATTCGGTGTATCGGTGTCGCAAATCAACCTCTTTCTCGATACCGTGATAGCCTCTTTTTTGGTGACTGGCTCCATCGCCTGGTTGTACTACGCGGACAGGCTCATTGAATTTCCTTTAGGTTTATTCGGCATTGGCATTGCCACGGTGATTTTACCGACCTTATCTAAACTCCACGCCGGTGATAAAGGATCTGATTTTCAGCACACCTTAGATTGGGGAGTGCGTTTTGTGATCTTTCTAGGGTTGCCTGCCATGCTAGGACTGATGGTAATAAGCCCGTTGATTATTACCGTGTTATTTGACCACGGTGCGTTCGCAAGCGCTGAGGTGGATCATGTCCGCGCAGTGTCCTTGGGGGTGGCCGCCTACGCCGTTGGTTTGGTCAGCTTTATGCTGATTAAGGTATTAGCGCCAGGCTTTTATGCTCGTCAGGATACCCGCACTCCGGTGCGCATCGGCATTATCGCCATGGTTTTGAATATGGTATTTAACTTACTGCTAGCGCCGTTTATTGGGTATTTGGGCCTTGCGCTGGCCACCGCACTCTCTGCGACTTGTAACGCCCTATTGCTATATCGACAGCTGGCTAAAGAGCAGGTTTATCATTTTTCAAAAAACAGTGTCATTTTTACTGGCAAATGCTTATTTGCTACTGCCTGTATGGGGGCGGCGGTGTATGCTTTACAAAGCCAGTTTATGTGGCAGCAATGGCCTTTTTATGAGCAGATCGCTTTGTTGGCAGGGCTGATTTTTGTGGCGATGAGTTGTTACTTTGGCGTGCTATTCATTATGGGTGTGCGCCCAAGTATGATAAAAAACGTGGCAACTACTGAATCACATTAA
- the rpsT gene encoding 30S ribosomal protein S20, with amino-acid sequence MANIKSAKKRAVTSEKRRQHNASRRSMMRTYFKKVSAAIEAGDKEAAQAAFAQATPILDRYATKGLIHKNKAARHKSRLAAKIKAL; translated from the coding sequence TTGGCTAACATCAAGTCTGCAAAGAAACGCGCTGTAACGAGCGAAAAACGCCGTCAGCACAACGCAAGCCGTCGTTCAATGATGCGTACATACTTCAAAAAAGTATCTGCTGCTATTGAAGCTGGCGACAAAGAAGCGGCACAAGCTGCTTTCGCACAAGCAACACCTATCCTAGACCGTTACGCGACTAAGGGTCTAATCCATAAAAACAAGGCTGCTCGCCATAAGAGCCGTCTTGCAGCGAAAATCAAAGCACTATAA
- a CDS encoding response regulator produces the protein MDEDIAILIVDDVGTVRSFLHQTLMHLGIENVDEAANAAQCMSACANKEYDIIFLDIELPDGDGKDMIADINSQLPEANVVMVSAHSTIDNVKDAIDKGAKGFVVKPFSPKKIAAMLKKFYPNMEFV, from the coding sequence ATGGATGAGGATATAGCGATTTTAATCGTGGATGATGTGGGTACGGTGCGTAGCTTTTTACATCAAACGTTAATGCATTTAGGCATTGAAAATGTAGATGAGGCGGCAAACGCTGCGCAATGCATGTCTGCGTGCGCGAATAAAGAGTACGATATTATCTTTCTCGACATCGAATTGCCTGACGGCGATGGCAAAGACATGATTGCAGACATAAATAGTCAGCTCCCCGAGGCTAATGTGGTTATGGTCAGCGCTCACTCAACAATTGATAATGTTAAGGACGCAATTGATAAAGGCGCTAAGGGGTTTGTGGTTAAGCCGTTTTCGCCAAAGAAAATAGCAGCCATGCTGAAAAAGTTTTACCCCAACATGGAATTTGTCTGA
- the smrA gene encoding DNA endonuclease SmrA: MTASHKSPDSDLFAELMEDVTPLKQNDKVSYFEPHTTPTLAQQHKRLAAQLDAELDDNILSTEYIDLIDPLDFIAYKKDGVQDGVYKNLRLGKYGVDATLDLHGQSLLQARQALYETVSDCHQRDIRVLLVRHGTGERNQSQKGLLKSYVNHWLKQLSCVLACHSALKPHGGLGATYVLLKKSADKKLENRERHAKR, from the coding sequence ATGACAGCGTCTCATAAAAGCCCAGACTCGGATCTTTTCGCAGAGCTAATGGAGGATGTAACGCCGCTCAAGCAAAACGATAAGGTAAGCTACTTCGAACCGCACACCACACCCACCCTCGCGCAACAACACAAACGTTTGGCGGCGCAGTTAGATGCAGAGTTAGATGACAACATCCTCAGCACCGAATACATTGATTTGATTGATCCACTCGATTTTATCGCCTACAAAAAAGATGGTGTACAAGACGGCGTGTACAAAAACCTTCGCTTAGGAAAATATGGCGTTGACGCCACACTCGACTTGCACGGTCAATCACTGCTTCAGGCACGCCAGGCACTGTATGAAACGGTGAGCGACTGCCACCAGCGTGACATTCGCGTATTGTTAGTGCGTCACGGCACTGGGGAGCGTAATCAATCCCAAAAAGGGCTGCTCAAAAGCTACGTCAATCATTGGCTCAAACAATTGTCCTGCGTACTAGCCTGCCACAGTGCGTTGAAGCCCCATGGCGGCCTAGGCGCAACCTACGTGCTATTAAAGAAAAGTGCAGATAAGAAATTAGAAAACCGCGAACGCCACGCTAAACGCTGA